A region from the Paraburkholderia youngii genome encodes:
- a CDS encoding YbhB/YbcL family Raf kinase inhibitor-like protein → MTLTLTSQAFRQSGEIPVQHTCEGANVSPPLAWSGVPANAKSLALIVDDPDAPDPAAPRMTWVHWVLYNIPPTATGLADGADAQALPGGTLEGTNDFKRAAYGGPCPPVGRHRYFHKLYALDTVLPDLKSPSKAALEKAMHGHVLTQAELIGTYQKR, encoded by the coding sequence ATGACACTCACGCTAACGTCGCAAGCCTTCCGACAGAGCGGCGAGATTCCGGTGCAGCATACCTGCGAGGGCGCCAATGTATCCCCGCCGCTCGCGTGGTCCGGCGTGCCCGCGAACGCAAAAAGCCTGGCGCTGATCGTCGACGACCCCGACGCGCCGGACCCCGCCGCGCCGAGAATGACTTGGGTACATTGGGTGCTCTACAACATCCCGCCGACAGCAACCGGGCTAGCCGATGGCGCTGATGCACAGGCTTTGCCGGGCGGCACGCTCGAAGGCACCAATGACTTCAAGCGTGCCGCTTACGGCGGCCCGTGTCCGCCCGTGGGACGCCACCGCTATTTCCACAAGCTGTATGCGCTCGACACCGTACTGCCCGATTTGAAAAGCCCCAGCAAGGCCGCTCTCGAGAAGGCCATGCACGGGCACGTACTCACGCAGGCCGAACTGATCGGCACCTATCAGAAGCGATGA